The following are encoded in a window of Halosolutus halophilus genomic DNA:
- a CDS encoding S9 family peptidase has translation MTRSVDDPLAALANLPTIAHPTVSPDGEEVACYYDVSGRNELHVIDVETGERTRWSDGEVPRNARWFVQWGADGDRVFFHRDEAGDEQNDIYALTREGEVEPIVEMDGQTVIYDVGTDGETLLFGSNRDGQMNVYRHAFDGDTTKLTDYDRAVHGAIAAPTGDRIAYATNETDDFDNRDVYVANADGSEPRNLEIGEVGAEAIPVDWGPDGSRLLVGDNTDDLGRVGVYDTAADDSEPITWYGDGEYEEVPVSFLSGGERIFAERTRGPLAVPVVYDAATGEGRELDLPEGVTTLPPMGPSEYAVGDDRLLLQHTTPTRRPELLVYDLETDEYETLLEAEYGPFDPEDFADAEYVTFRSDGVPETPARAVEHAPSEELEIGALLYDSGQRPSPLVVNPHGGPRSRDDKSFDLYTQVLVSQGFSVLQVNYRGSTGRGREFVERLIDDWGGAEQGDVATAVEHVLETRDWLDDDRVVVFGGSYGGYSTYWQLVQYPDLYDAGIAWIGLTDLEDMYENTMPHFRTELMEKYLGAPDENPTLYEERSPITHVENLSAPLLIVHGVSDHRVPVSQARLFRNALEDAGFEAGANGDFEYQELGEEGHASTDRNQKLRMFRQVGEFLDRRVPDRSDGE, from the coding sequence ATGACCAGATCGGTCGACGATCCACTCGCGGCGCTGGCGAATCTCCCGACGATCGCGCATCCCACCGTCTCGCCGGACGGCGAGGAAGTCGCCTGCTACTACGACGTCAGCGGGCGCAACGAACTGCACGTGATCGACGTCGAGACCGGGGAGCGGACGCGGTGGTCGGACGGCGAGGTTCCGCGAAACGCCCGCTGGTTCGTCCAGTGGGGTGCCGACGGAGACCGCGTGTTCTTCCACCGCGACGAGGCCGGCGACGAACAGAACGATATCTACGCGCTCACCCGCGAGGGCGAGGTCGAACCGATCGTCGAGATGGACGGACAGACCGTCATCTACGACGTCGGCACCGACGGCGAGACGCTCCTGTTCGGATCGAATCGCGACGGCCAGATGAACGTGTATCGCCACGCGTTCGACGGCGACACGACGAAACTCACCGACTACGATCGCGCCGTCCACGGGGCGATCGCCGCGCCGACCGGCGATCGAATCGCGTACGCGACCAACGAGACCGACGACTTCGACAATCGGGACGTCTACGTCGCGAACGCCGACGGCTCCGAGCCACGGAACCTCGAGATCGGCGAAGTCGGCGCCGAGGCGATCCCCGTCGACTGGGGCCCCGACGGCTCGCGATTGCTGGTGGGCGACAACACCGACGACCTCGGACGTGTCGGCGTGTACGATACTGCGGCCGACGATTCCGAGCCGATCACCTGGTACGGCGACGGCGAGTACGAGGAGGTGCCGGTTTCGTTCCTCTCCGGCGGCGAGAGGATCTTCGCGGAACGCACCCGCGGTCCCCTCGCGGTGCCGGTCGTCTACGACGCCGCGACCGGCGAGGGACGCGAACTGGACCTCCCCGAGGGGGTGACGACGCTTCCCCCGATGGGACCGTCCGAGTACGCCGTCGGCGACGATCGACTGCTCCTGCAGCACACGACGCCGACCCGGCGACCGGAACTGCTCGTGTACGACCTCGAAACGGACGAGTACGAGACGCTGCTGGAGGCCGAGTACGGCCCGTTCGATCCCGAGGACTTCGCCGACGCGGAGTACGTGACGTTCCGCTCCGACGGCGTTCCGGAGACGCCGGCCAGGGCCGTCGAACACGCCCCCTCCGAGGAACTCGAAATCGGCGCGCTCCTGTACGATTCGGGCCAGCGACCGTCGCCGCTCGTCGTCAACCCGCACGGCGGTCCCCGAAGTCGGGACGACAAGTCGTTCGACCTCTACACGCAGGTACTCGTCTCGCAGGGATTCTCGGTCCTGCAGGTCAACTACCGCGGTTCGACCGGCCGCGGCCGCGAGTTCGTCGAGCGACTGATCGACGACTGGGGCGGTGCGGAACAGGGCGACGTCGCCACCGCCGTCGAACACGTCCTCGAGACGCGCGACTGGCTCGACGACGATCGCGTGGTCGTCTTCGGCGGCTCCTACGGCGGCTACTCGACCTACTGGCAACTCGTGCAGTACCCGGACCTCTACGACGCGGGGATCGCCTGGATCGGCCTCACCGACCTCGAGGACATGTACGAGAACACGATGCCGCACTTCCGCACCGAACTCATGGAGAAGTACCTCGGGGCGCCCGACGAGAATCCCACCCTCTACGAGGAGCGATCGCCGATCACGCACGTCGAGAACCTCTCGGCACCGCTGCTGATCGTCCACGGCGTCTCCGATCATCGCGTCCCCGTTTCGCAGGCCCGGCTCTTCCGCAACGCGCTCGAGGACGCGGGCTTCGAGGCGGGCGCGAACGGCGACTTCGAGTACCAGGAACTCGGCGAGGAAGGTCACGCCTCGACCGATCGAAACCAGAAGCTCCGCATGTTCCGCCAGGTCGGGGAGTTCCTCGATCGACGCGTGCCGGATCGGAGCGACGGCGAGTGA
- a CDS encoding aldehyde ferredoxin oxidoreductase C-terminal domain-containing protein has protein sequence MRHAKGPLLTVDVGERTATETTIDELLETYVGGRAAATALAHERIPFDADPFGPENRAYLSTGPLQQSQMSFTGRMNMTGLSPLTDGLVSTNAGGYLSRNFVGTGISVLELVGESDELLAVHVREDGVTFEEMPDLEGATVPETSDYVQAQHDLGPEHCIAIGPAGENRVRFASVMTFDSRAFGRGGLGAVLGAKNVKCVTFEGDAAPPIEIPDPPEMDVHREAAQSDDLMRRQGTTGGTEFINDNFSLPTRYFREYEFEHAADIGGDAVEEKKYKKGACSACAYACKLPTRDEEAGVETEGPEFETVYSFGSCQGVGDIVEVMKANELCDTLGMDTISAGVTVAAYLDSEDEFGNAALAQEVTEKIAYREGIGDRLAEGVDRCHDDLGVDNYTVKGMEFAAHDGRVLHGQGLSYAVANRGGDHMYAGLLSLEYSGELDPEGTLGKAETLVEEENASAFRDTGIVCAFGSDYVTDERLEMLFDADYDDLMAVGAATVRLERHFNNQRGFDRGDDRLPYEIPDLADAIEEYYAARGWDDGIVPEGTVEASVPSAD, from the coding sequence ATGCGTCACGCGAAGGGACCACTGCTCACCGTCGACGTCGGTGAGCGGACCGCGACCGAGACGACGATCGACGAGTTACTCGAAACCTACGTCGGCGGGCGAGCGGCCGCGACGGCGCTCGCGCACGAACGGATCCCGTTCGACGCGGACCCGTTCGGCCCAGAAAACCGGGCGTACCTGTCGACGGGGCCGCTCCAGCAGTCGCAGATGTCCTTTACCGGTCGGATGAACATGACGGGACTGTCGCCGCTGACGGACGGCCTCGTCTCGACCAACGCCGGCGGCTACCTCTCGCGGAACTTCGTCGGCACCGGGATCAGCGTCCTCGAACTGGTCGGCGAGAGCGACGAGTTGCTCGCCGTCCACGTGCGGGAGGATGGGGTCACGTTCGAGGAAATGCCGGACCTCGAGGGGGCGACGGTGCCGGAGACGTCAGACTACGTGCAAGCCCAGCACGACCTCGGGCCCGAACACTGCATCGCGATCGGGCCTGCGGGGGAGAACCGCGTCCGCTTCGCCTCGGTGATGACGTTCGACTCGAGAGCATTCGGCCGCGGCGGCCTGGGGGCGGTGCTGGGGGCGAAGAACGTCAAGTGTGTCACGTTCGAGGGCGACGCGGCGCCGCCGATCGAGATCCCGGATCCGCCCGAGATGGACGTCCACCGCGAAGCGGCCCAGTCGGACGACCTGATGCGCCGGCAGGGGACGACGGGCGGCACGGAGTTCATCAACGACAACTTCTCGCTGCCCACCCGCTACTTCCGGGAGTACGAGTTCGAGCACGCCGCGGACATCGGCGGCGACGCCGTCGAGGAGAAGAAGTACAAGAAGGGCGCGTGTTCGGCCTGCGCGTACGCCTGCAAACTGCCGACGCGGGACGAAGAGGCGGGCGTCGAGACCGAGGGCCCGGAGTTCGAGACCGTCTACTCCTTCGGCTCGTGCCAGGGGGTCGGCGATATCGTCGAGGTCATGAAAGCGAACGAACTCTGCGATACCCTCGGGATGGACACGATCTCCGCCGGCGTCACCGTCGCCGCGTACCTCGACAGCGAGGACGAGTTCGGCAACGCGGCCCTCGCCCAGGAAGTGACCGAGAAGATCGCCTACCGTGAGGGGATCGGCGATCGGCTCGCGGAGGGGGTCGATCGGTGCCACGACGACCTCGGCGTCGACAACTACACCGTCAAGGGGATGGAGTTCGCGGCTCACGACGGACGCGTCCTCCACGGCCAGGGACTCTCCTACGCCGTCGCGAACCGCGGGGGCGATCACATGTACGCCGGACTACTGAGCCTCGAGTACAGCGGCGAACTCGACCCGGAGGGGACTCTCGGGAAGGCCGAAACCCTCGTCGAAGAGGAGAACGCGTCCGCGTTCCGGGACACCGGAATCGTCTGTGCGTTCGGGAGCGACTACGTCACCGACGAGCGCCTCGAGATGCTCTTCGACGCCGACTACGACGATCTGATGGCCGTCGGCGCGGCGACCGTCCGACTCGAACGCCACTTCAACAACCAGCGCGGGTTCGATCGGGGCGACGATCGACTCCCCTACGAGATCCCGGATCTCGCGGACGCGATCGAGGAGTACTACGCGGCCAGGGGCTGGGACGACGGGATCGTGCCCGAGGGGACGGTCGAGGCCTCCGTGCCGTCGGCCGACTAA